Genomic segment of Citrus sinensis cultivar Valencia sweet orange chromosome 7, DVS_A1.0, whole genome shotgun sequence:
TAAAACTTGAGATAGTTCTAATATATCATCAACGACTCGTGATATCTATGTGCACTTTCAATATTCCTCAGGCGATTAGGAGATAACTTTCCGAGATTCACTGATATATTTCAGTTATTGCAATGCAAATGGGGTACTTCAAAGGaaatttattacttatgaGGTAATACACGATATGTTTTGGCTTTTGGATGAGCGTGGAAACCAAATTTATCAGCACCTGTAACTTCTCTTCTGCATTAATGGAAAttttattagagaaaaaaataaccaatttATCTCTCGGTTCTTAAATtctatttactattttattataggGTATATAACTGTAAAACACGTAATAGAATGAAATGATTCTAACATATTGGAGTCAATAATTGCGGTAACGAGCATGCCTCCTTTTATAAAATGAACTAGATTTTCCAGGTATTTTGGTGAcatttttcaaactttataCAGCTAACTGTGATCTGATGCCaacatgaaattgaaatatgaaCTAAAgttcattttataaattgacTTTTATCAGATTGTCAAGGTTAGAataaattatcttgaatttgcTCTAATGCTCTCACACttatataactaattaatacaGCAAACTATTGGCTTGGGGCTTCCAGTCGTGACAAGcataaagaaatttatattttagtatttttatattgcaCTACCTACTCTAATCATTGTTAGACATGGGCACTCTTATTCTTTTCAAATGCGGATTTTGAATTCTACTAGTTTATAACATTGTAAAATCTTGAATCCGCATTTTAAGAAATCCAAACATCTGCATAAGAGAATTACTTCTATCTAATgtattcaaagaaattatcaattaaatttcatatttgaaaatctagacattttttttttgtgtgaaGAGCATGAATGTtgttagaataataataataataatttgttatgtaatttattattgttctaATGATCGTGGtcgttttttcctttttaattgtGCGCATCCAAAGTAAATTGACCGTagtttcttattattattattattattacaaaatttggCTTTAGTTACTCTTAAACtcagttaaaaatattttttttataatatgtttACTTGCCTATTGATAAAAGTGACATGTGTTttacacacaaaaaaaaagccttgaattttaaaagagtAATGTTATGCTTACTCACTTTGGATACTCAGTTGTGATATTTAATGACGTGGCATCTTATGTGGCATCTGTTAAGTGggttgtaaaaataataggttagtaattaataataaaatcaattcatatcaTATCCATGTTATTAAATGATTCGTGACATATTAGTTGAATATCCTGactaaatatttaaacttAGTAAGTATagcattattaattatagaagtAATTGTATGATTTGTGATGTGTATGTGCATCACACTAATCAATTCACAAGGTGTACTACGGTTCCATCCACAAGAAAAAAACTCTCACACTCACAGAAACAATTGGAATTAATGCTTAATTTAAGCTAATAATCGCATCAgattgaaaagagaaaagtaaaccgacaaaaaaaaaattaacaaactacaaatattttgtattgtaACGAAGTGCGGTTGTACGAGGATTTTTTATTGATACATCAACACCCTAACAATAAgattaaatatcaaaagatGAGACGTTATTTGGGCCCAAACAGCAGCGCACGTTAGTTTGGGTTTAAAATCTCATTACATCTGCAAATCCATGGCCTTTTCGCACTAACAAACCACTTACTCAAACGTACGCTACgccataattaattattttggaagCCACAGTCACAGATTGTAAAGATGGGGCGAAAGCCTTGGGTGAGCCAGAACCTCAAGTGGAAACTTTCTCGGGGTAGAAAGCCCAAAAATTTCCTCCATATTCAGCTCCTCATTGCTCATATTTCCGGGCAATTTCCATGCAAATCCATGCAAAAGATTAGCTAAGCTTGCTTGAATCACCTTAAGCCCGAGACTGTACCCTGGACACATTCTTCTCCCAGCCCCAAATGGCAGCAGCTCAAAATCATGGCCTTTAACATCAATTGATTTTCCAATAAATCTCTCAGGATAAAATTCATTTGGCTTTTCCCACAAACTTGGGTCTCTCCCAATCGCCCATACACTAACAAGGACTCGAGTGCCTTTTGGGATGTCGTAGCCGGCTACCTTGCAATCTTCTCTAGCCGCTCGGGGCACTAGGAAAGGAGCCACAGGGTGCAAACGCATTGTTTCTTTAACTATGGCATCAATAAATGGGAGATTAACGatgtctttttcttcaacCCACCTTTCTTTTCCAATTACTCTATCTAGTTCCTCTGTTGCTTTCTCAAAGATTTCgggtttttttattagttCAGAGATGGCCCATTCCACTGTTACTGCTGAGCTCTCAGTCCCACCAGCAATTAAGTCCTGGATTATACAAGAGATAAAAGATTAGAAATCGTGTGCCTGAACATATACTTTCAAGAATTTTCAGACTAAACTTTAGGCTCTCACTAGCTAAATGACTCTGAAATCAATTGGTTATTGAACTATATTTTAGTTATGTGGAAACTTCGAAACTATGTAGTAGCGATCAATTTCTTTGATGGCCGGTGAACTGATGAACCGGTAAAatcttcaagaaaaataaaattacatgcaaaagcaaaaatgaGCCCACGGCGCACACTGGTCGGCTGACAGGTTTAATTTTAAACGATTCACGTGATGTTTATATACATGAGAATTTAATGGAGTccacaattattaattttgtaatgttCCTTcatagaaaaatgatagatGTACAAAAATGAGAACAATCAATAGAATACTGATACATacatgataaattaattataccaaataatttatcttttagtcaaaattttctttcttgtatCGCTTTTCTCCCTACTGTAGTCTTGATGTTTACATGTATAATGTTCTCAGctttatattataactatatatatttcaactgAGACATGCCTTGAAGATTTTGATCCAACAACGTACTAAAAAAGCAAgcaatttcaataaattcGACAGGTCCACAGTATTGAAAGATACTTGGCAACGAACAAAAAAAGCAAGCAATTCGTTGCTACATGACAATTTGCTACCAGTAAATTGAGATTTCGATGTCTACCCAAAGTTGTAAAAGCCAGTGACTCTTTTCTCCCAATCCATACAAATTATCCATGTCGTAAGTGTTTGGAATTTTATCAGAAGTTGCCCAGAAATAAGGGAGAGTGTTGAATTTGATGTGAACCCCAAATTTACTTCATCACCCAAaagatgttttattttgataattattcctttgaagaataataataattaaagagaaaaattagtttatttgaCTTTAGCTAGCTATGTGCACGTATAGGCAAAATCTCTTGCAAcagaaatatgaataataataataataataaatacagaGTTGAAAATATATACCTGTGTAAAAGCTTTGACACCATGTCTTTCAATCTTGACTTCAAGAGAAGGATCATCAGCAAGCTGCAAAAGCACATCCACCATATCTTTAGCCACATAATTTTCGACCCCTTTTCTTCTAGCGTTATGTTCATCCAGCACATGCTCCAGAAACTTGTCAAACTTCTTAGCCAAAGCCTTCATTCTCTTTATATTACCTTGCAAATCCAAGAACCCTAGCCAAGGAATCGAATCGCCGATATCTAAAACCCCATTAAGCAGGaacaattcatcaagcatggCCTTGAACTCCTGCGGTGTCACGATCTCGTTTTCTTGCTGCTTATCTGTGTAGTTCTTCCCCAAAACCATACGGCTTATAACAGCAAGACTCAAATCAGAAAGGTGATCTTTCAACATAATTGGCTTGCCGGATAATTCATACAAGCGACTGAGAAGTAATTTCAATTCTTGTACTCTTATGTACTCGAATGATTCGAGGCGTTTGGCACTAAACAATTCCATTAAACACATTTTACGTGCCTGACGCCAGTATGGTCCATAAGGTGACCATGTAATATCTGAGTAATTGAAGGTCGTGTACTTGCCTGCGGCTGTTTTGGGGCGGCCAGCAAACAGTACATCATGGGTTTTGAGGACAACCTTAGCCATCTCAACGGAAGAGCCCACGACAACGGGGAATGACCCGAATTTGAGCTGCATAATGGGCCCATATTTTTCTGACAACGCATGGACGGACCGATGGGGAAGTGAGCCGATGAGGTGGAGGTTTCCAATGATCGGCCAGGGTTTTGGACCCGGTGGCAAGTTGAGTTTCCGGCGCCTGAGACGAACGGAGAGGAGGACGAGGGCAAGGGTTGCTAGCCAAGCGGTCAAGTAGGAAACCCAAGAGGGATGAATGAGCTCCATTGTTGTAAATCTAGCTTTAGTGTATTGGAGTGTTACTTTCAAGTTGATTATGGTGTGTAGTTACAAGTGCTGCTGGTGGGTATTTATAGTAAGAGAGTGACCAACACAAGTCTTTGAGATTTCGATATTTTTATTGACCAGCCTTATTTTCATTGGCGTTATTCATGCTGCCTTGGTATTGTGTTTGGTGGGTGATGATGCGATACACGTTTGTTTTTCTACCCTTCCAAATTTTTGGTGGCTTAATTTACATACCAAGAAGTACATGTAAATGAACGTTTTTCTAAGAGGGACGGGTCCAAGGACTTTACGAAAGTTTCCTTGAAACCGTCTTATAATTACAGAGTGCTGATTTGGCTTTGCAATTTGCTGATTTCTTCTTGACCAGGAGACTTCAGAAATCACCGAGAAATTAAGTGAAAAATACATGTATCTATCTATGTCCATTGGCGCAATTATTTAAATGGATATATTGTATTTTCCCATAGAGTTTCACACGATTTGTTTTCAAAGATTCAACAACCAACAAACTTGTTTTAAATTGCTGGTATTTaagaaagtgaaagaaaattaagttaGCAATGTCGTGAAGTTGCTATATCTACCATGAAAGTTTCACAcgatttgtttctttttgtttatcaTGAATGTCTTGGAAAGTATGCGTTACACGATGCAGGAAAGGACGTGTCCGAGTGGGAATGACTTGACTTTTGACTCaacttttttaaagaaaatttattattgccTCTCGCTTTCTCAGCAAGTTTGCGAGGAACGTAGCTTTAAGaatgattgaattttttaatatttgacccGGGTCAATGCAGCCGGTGGCTCAATATGTCAGTGGTTACTGGTTTGTGTTTCATCCTTTACTCGGTGTTTGTTGCGAAATATTGTGTttacattgattttttttacttttatttttattttccttctcaacaaactaataataaatttcatcttAACTAACACAACAATATAATATCAAGCATGCATCGCCAATTGATAGTCAAGGTTTTAATGACTTTAAaaggaggggaaaaaaaactgCACTTATAACAATATTTCAATTGAGGATTCATTGATAAATATGTAGGTAGTATGAACACAATAAATCATAAGAGTTCCGCACTCGCAACTTTTTAGTCTCTTCGCATAATCCTCCGCAATCTCGGTCGGCTCTTTTGGTT
This window contains:
- the LOC102622791 gene encoding trimethyltridecatetraene synthase-like, translated to MELIHPSWVSYLTAWLATLALVLLSVRLRRRKLNLPPGPKPWPIIGNLHLIGSLPHRSVHALSEKYGPIMQLKFGSFPVVVGSSVEMAKVVLKTHDVLFAGRPKTAAGKYTTFNYSDITWSPYGPYWRQARKMCLMELFSAKRLESFEYIRVQELKLLLSRLYELSGKPIMLKDHLSDLSLAVISRMVLGKNYTDKQQENEIVTPQEFKAMLDELFLLNGVLDIGDSIPWLGFLDLQGNIKRMKALAKKFDKFLEHVLDEHNARRKGVENYVAKDMVDVLLQLADDPSLEVKIERHGVKAFTQDLIAGGTESSAVTVEWAISELIKKPEIFEKATEELDRVIGKERWVEEKDIVNLPFIDAIVKETMRLHPVAPFLVPRAAREDCKVAGYDIPKGTRVLVSVWAIGRDPSLWEKPNEFYPERFIGKSIDVKGHDFELLPFGAGRRMCPGYSLGLKVIQASLANLLHGFAWKLPGNMSNEELNMEEIFGLSTPRKFPLEVLAHPRLSPHLYNL